The following is a genomic window from Podarcis raffonei isolate rPodRaf1 chromosome 5, rPodRaf1.pri, whole genome shotgun sequence.
AGAGGGGAGCAGCTGTGGGTTGGGGATTGGGATAAATCTCCAAGCCAACAGGACAGAGGAAGCCCATCCACTCCAACAGGGGGTCAGTTCATACTGCTTTGTTCAAATGTCGACAATAACGCAGAACTGGAGAACTGAGATTGGCCTTGTTTACAAGGTCCACACTTTCAGTTCCATAGCCACACCCCAagacatttcatttcattggtatattttgataatttatatcctgcttaatTTACAGTGGTCTCTAAGacccagtacagtggaacctcggttttcgagcatcttggaagccaaacgtttcGGTTTTTGAGTGCCAAAAACCTGAAGTAATTGCTTCCCTTTTcaaacgtgcctcagaagtcaGTTTCTGCTGAATGTTTTTCTATTTTCTCAGTGGATTTTGCTGACTGCCCATTGCGCCTCGGTTTTCCAACGTtgcggaagtcgaatggtctttcGGAATGTAttgcatttgaaaaccgaggttccactgtacaataaAAGAGTTAGAATGATTAAAATTAGAATTTGGttaaaagcctgctggaataaaTAGTTTTCAGCGATGCCTGAAGTTCAAAATGGAGGAGTCTTCTcagcataggagtcaactcctaggggtcgtggaggcataataaaatatttgagggggccggacCCCTACTAAGCTGataggcattcccattcaaatggtgcgtatgcattgcatcatgtgattgagggcagggcttacttgggcccctgcaatattttattcaagttagcacccctgcCTGTCAGAAATCAACTGGAAGGGAAGTCCACAAAATTGGACCCACAATAGTAAATGCAAATCTCCTTATCCGAGCCATGGGGTACATCTAACAGTGACTCCCCCATGAGATCAATAAAGAACATAAGAGATCAGGCGGTCCCGGAAGTATCCAGGAAATCAGTTGTCCAGGGCCTTGAATCTCGTCTGCTGGcgtatgggcagccagtgcaagcttttgagcaccTGGTTAATGTGCTGGAATGGTTTGTCCCCATCAACAGTCCAGCTGCAGAGTTTTGCGccagctggagcttccagatCAGGCCCAAGGACGGCCCCACATTTTCAAATCAGAGCAGAGTTgcaagatattgttggactcaccCTGATCCAGATGGGACAGtaatcaaggatggtgggagaatGTTCCCCACCGTCCTGAATTCGAGTGTGACCAAGAGAcagactagaattgaccaaatatggataactagaggactggcacctaagactcgaaaagtggaaatttgcccaaaaacttgctccgaccataatgctgtgaaaatggagatgaaactaacaccaatcggttccttcagatggaggatgaatgacaccttatttagagatcaagaggttgttaagaaggcccaaaaaaccttgagagactattttgagataaatttgaatactattattgaaaaaagaataatctgggatgcaagtaaagcagttatgagggggtttctgatccaacagaatacaataaagaagagagcccaaaatgaaaaaaaaaagataaaattttggaaaaaataaaagagggtgagaagaaactaagagcgaaaccaaagtcacaagagattctgagagacataaagttatatcaagtgcaacatatgaagatgatgaaccaggaaattgaatggaaaattaaacaaatgagacaaaagacattcgaatcggctaataaatgtggaaaattgttagcttgcaaatgaaaaaaagacaaaagctcaatactatcactaatttggaagtggaaggaaagaacattcagaatccagtggagattcgaaaatgcttccagaggtattttaaacagttatatacacaagggccacagaaagagtttgatatagaccaatttttaaaaacaaatggattacaaaaaatctctcagaaaaataagataatgctgaaccataaaattacagaacaggaggtagaaggtgccattcagaatatgcagttgggtaaatcttcagggccggatggtttaacctcaaaatattatagatctttgaaggattggttaattcagccactaaaggaggtttgtaatgaaattttggaggggggaaaagcgccagagtcgtggaaggaagcttatattacacttataccgaaaactgagtcggaaaagacacaacttaagaactaccgccccatatccctgctcaatgtggattacaaaatatttgctgatattttggctaatagattaaaaaaagtattagtggaagagatacataaggaccaagctggctttctcccaggtaggcacttgtctgacaacacgaggaacataatcaacattttggagaagttgcaagtgaatattaatactaaagcagttttaatttttatagatgcggagaaagcctttgataatatttcttggaattttatgaagaaaaatctccaggggatgggggtgggtcaagggtttgaaaatggtataagtgcaatttactcagaacaaaaggctaagctaatagtcaataatgtgatgacagaggaatttaagatagagaaaggtacacgacaaggctgcccaatttccccattactttttatttcggtcctggaggttttgctaaatatgattagaagggaccgtctgattaaaggtatccaggtcggagccaaacaatacaaattgaaagcttttgcagatgacctagttttgacgttacaggagccagaatctagtatgaaaagagtattagaactgaatcaagaatttggtcatgtggcaggatttaagctgaacaagtcaaaaactaaagttcttgagagaAATtcaacaccgattgagaaagagaggtttcagaaggagacaggtttaacattagttaagaaagtaaaatatctgggggttaatatgactgctaagaacttaaatttatttaaagataactatgagaaatgttggacagaagtgaaaaaaagacttagaaatatggtcaaatttgaagctttccttgttgggtcaaattgcagctataaagttgaatgtattgccaaaaatgttatttctgtttcaatcattgcaaattttagacaagatggactgtttcaagaagtggcagagagacatttctagattcgtctggcagggcaagaagcccagaataaaatttaaaatattaactgatacaaaggaaagaggcggatttgccctgccagaccttaaactttactatgaatcagcagcattctgctggttgaaagactggctgcttcttgagaacacagacattttggatttggaaggttttaataatgtttttgggtggcatgcatatttgtggtacgacaaggttaaagcacataaagcatttaaaaaccatattgtcaggaaagcattgttcaatgtctggataagatacaaagacttattggaaaataaaaccccaaggtggttgtcaccaatggaagcaaaggctcagaaaaagctcaatatggaggccaaatggccgaaatattgggaaattctggaacaagaaggagacaaattgaaactgcagagttttgagaaattaaaagataaagtgcgagattggcttcattattatcaaataagagaggcccataatttggacaaaaaaattggcttccaggtggaaaaatcaaaattggaaacagaactgttagatcccaaaactaagatactttcaagaatgtataacttgctgttaaaatattggtcataacattatgtttgctgactgggaacagttgtggaccaccggtatgaaatttacggcatgtaatgccttgagagagaatattatgaaaatgatatataggtggtacatgacaccagtcaagcttgcaaaaatatatcatttgcctgataacaaatgttggaaatgtaaagaaaatgaaggtacattctttcacctttggtggacgtgcccaaagattaaggctttctgggagatgatctataatggaatgaaaaaggtatttaaatataccttcctgaagaaaccagaggcctttcttctgggcatagtcggccaattggtgccaaagaaggacagaactttctttatgtacgcaacaacagcagcaagaatactgattgcaaagtattggaagacacaagatttagccaccctggaagagtggcagatgaaggtgatggactatatggaactggcggaaatgactggcagaatccgagacctgggagaagagttggtggaagaagattggaagaaatttaaagactatctacagaaatattgtaaaattaatgaatgttaaaatgatgattggattgaattgggggtattagcaacaaagttaataagaatatgcaaaaatgaattgataatggatgaaaatatagaggtatAATAtgctaagatatagagttaagataaatgaaagagggtaatgatttgctgatttgattacctaaatgggaatacaaaaaggggaggtgtgaggaggtcaaggaaacaagttaatgagcataaagttataaaaaatggatttgtttttaattctttcacctattcgttttttgtatgttgtatttttatttgtatttcttcttttttatgtactttttttaggttttcttttttttctttttctttttgttcttttcatatgttcttttttgtattttgtaaactgatgtttttgtaaaattctaataaatattatatatataaaaaaacaagagACAGATCCCAGGGACTGGTAGGCAGATAGATCCCATCCAAGAAATGTACATGATGGATTATGTTTCCCAGCAGGCAACAGAGCTGCCTTAAAAGTTAGGCTCAGGGTATGTAGCAGCCGAGAATATTTGGGCATCTCATGCATGCTCCAGTGGCATGGACAACTGCTCACCTCTGAACCCTCCCGCCGCCCTTGTCTGAactggctgcacacacacacacacacctctggcgCACGGTGCCGATAAGCCGGTTATCGCCAGTGAAAGCCACCATCTCCATCTGGCAGCAACGGAGACAGCCGAGGCCCAGTCGGAAAGGTCTGCAGAACCACAGGACGACGTGGCCTTCCTGATCTTGGAGGCAAAGGTGGCAGGGGCGGGCAGGGCCACACAGGTGAAAGCAGCAGTTGTTGCATTCttagaggaaaggagagagatgcACAGTCATGGCTCAGGCATGGAACCTAtccccctcctgccccaaagGGGGTGCTGTTCTGCAGGGACTGCTATGTGTTGGGCATGAGAGGCCGGTTGCTTTTTCAGCTGaaggctctgctgctgctgctgctgccgccagaaTTGTAACAATTTTTTATATTCATATATGCATATCGAGACACACGAACTCTCAGGGCCACCCCTACGTGCAAACGTCTGGCTCGCCTAAGACTTTACAGAACCTttattccagtgctttttttctttaaaaaaatatgtttcggggtactctcgttttgactcaagaaaatcaccattttatagttcaaatcaggaaaaataaatacggtaaatggacCAAAGTACGAAGATTCGcaagatgtttaggggtatgcgtacccctacgtacccccagaaaaaaagcaatgcTTTATTCTCAGTAATGATAGGACTTATGGGTGGAGAATATTTTTACatatctttgtttgttttttaattttttatttgcagTTTTTTATGTTAACATTATTTCCATACACTCCAAACATTTTCCATATATACAATACTGGGGTTATATAAAGCCCTcggactcccccctccccccacccccctgctttCCATATTTTACCCTCTTTTCTTgcatataattataattatccaATCTATTTCATCTCCTTATTTACTTTTACATATCTTTGTTATTTGTAAAGGGAATATTTGTATGAACAGATACTTTTATGTGGACCTGCACTGCAATTTTGTACTTATGTCCTTCCGGGCTGTGATGCTGATAgtttacattctctctctctctctctctctctctctctctctctctctctcttctttgttaTGTTTGCATTTCTTTAacacaatcaataaaaatattaaataccaGAACTGTACTGGTTGTTGTCTGTATTTTGTCATAACATAACTATTTAAGTATAATTTTCTGCAgggttgtttaaaaaataaataaatccctgatTAATacagaaagggtgtgtgtggaatggatTTATGAATGAACTCTTGCAAAATGGACACAGGCAAGAAACAGAATGGTACTAGGACAGAAGCAAATTATTATTACGACTACTGTTTTTTTCCTGCTTGAAGAAAATGGCTTTGAGttacaaggaagaagattccagctcaaactcaggaagaactttctgatggtaagagctgttcgacagtggaacagactctcccAAGAGCTGGTGGGTTTTCCTTccttggtttttaagcagagtttggatggccacctgtcagggatgctctggctgagattcctgcattgcaggggggttggactagatgacccttgggctcccaactctgcaattcaatgattctacactgttatcattactattactactgctgttgctgctgctttgcccTGGGGCTGaacctcctctctgtctctttctgatgTGGGAACTCCCAGAAATTCAGAGTCTGTACTTAACCTTCGGTGGCCAATAGCAGGAGTCCCCTTTCGCCAGCTGCGCCTCTGATGATGTAGCTTCCTCTTTGGGAGCTGCTGACAAGTCCTGCAGCAAGAAGGGGGCACAAAGACACCGGAAGCCGCCTTAGGctgagacagaccattggtccatctaactcagtacttcctacactgactggcagcagttctccagactGGGCCGGAATACCGGACTAAATGGACCTTTGTCCTGATTCCACAGCCAGGTTCTTGCTCGTGTTCTCGTGTTCACACTATGCGTTAGAAAACATTAACCAGCAGTTCTGGGTCCTTGCCAGGCTTTCTGGGGGCTCTGTAGTCAGTCATTTTCAGGGCCAAGGAGCCAGTCATCCTAGGCTTTGCACGACAAATGTCCTTCTGACTTGTGGGATCACCCCCAGAGCATTTGCCGACAGAGGAAGACAACACCCCGCCCTAGTCATTTCCCTTTGGCATCCCTGCTataatatggttaccagatttttttcaatgaatccggaggcactttttttttttttttaagctgagtagcaacagggagtcagaaGTGGgagtggtgaggcaaaagaccctggtcccaagcacacatgcatattgtacaaaggtgcaaagcccttctttcgcacccttttgcagagttttttttttaaactgggcAATGGTGCACCACTCGCCCGTGACTCCGAAGCTCCcccgatctccttcccccttccccctttgttttgacagatcaggggaggctcgggagtcacgggtGAGTGGTGcaccgttgcccaggaggggccagcctgttagtgggctctggctggcttcaggagctgctcgctgccgtggtgcaggaaaaatggcgggcaccaAGGCACCAagtagctcctgaagccagctagagccaactgcgctaccaggatGCTGagcctgctgctgccatgtttcCTGGGAACAGTTTTGCAAAtctagggacattccggggacagaatttgtccagggacagattgcaaatccagggactgtccccgggaaccggggacgtctgttAACCCTATGCTATAAAGGAATGCTTAAACAGGGAAGCCATCCTATCAGGCGGTGACCGTTAACTCTAGGCGAGGGTTCAATTTTTCAATTTGAGGACCATATTTCctctctgggggccacatgcctgcagtgggtggggccagaggcaaagggaGGTGGAGCAATGGGCGTGACTCTTGCCTTTGTACAGAAGGATACATTTCAGCCATGCACAAACCATAGgtttccacacaaacacacacacctatcttcatccaggcaagcaagcaagcaagactaCATTTCAAAGACCCTTTAGCTTTACCCTATTATTATATCTCAGCCAGTTGAAAGCACTGAGACAGTAAGGGGTGTGGCTTTGGGAAGGTGTGTGACCAGGAGAGACACCCGAGGGCCAGATAGTGTGGCTGGGAGGGCCACTTGCCCCGCCCCCTGGGCTTCaaatcccccaccccctgctcaagTCTCCTTGGGCATCAGGTCCTTACCGTGGCGCTCAGCCTTGGAGGTGATGCAGAGCTCTTGGGCCCCGGCCAGTAACTGCAGTCCAGGATGAGGGCCGGCCTCTCGGTGCCGCGAGGGACCCAGCTCTCCTTCTTGACCCCCTCCGTAGGCTGGTGGCACCAGAGGTAAATCCAGGGCACCCTGGCACTTTGTTCTGGAGGGCGCTGTTTCATAGCACATCCAAGCCTCTGTGCTGCAGTTGTACCCCTTGATGCCCCAGGTGTTGACTACCTGCAGGGGGTGCCTCTGAAGCCGTGTTGAATCTGACCCAGTAGCCAAGACGTCACTGGTGCAGCCTTGAGATGCCTCCCCAGCCAGGAGCTCTGGGGCATCATCCCACTTCAGTGGCTTGGCCACGGATTCAATGTGTCTCTCCCGTGTCAGGTGTCCAAAGGGGGAAGGCTGGGAGTTTATCACAGACATCTCAAGGAGATGTGGGGCTCTGGAAGCAACAGCCCCGGACCAGGGAGGAGGCggcagaaggaaagaagaaacatAGACCGCAGAAACCCAGACGGTTGGCCCAGCCTAGGACAGAGACTGCCACCTCCAGCAAACCCAGCCTCTAATCTCCGTCCCCATTCCTCCTGGTGTTCCCATGCCAACTACCCGGATCTGCCCTGTTGTGCGGGGACAATGGCGTCACTGGAGCGCAGAAGGGCATGTGCATCAGATGAGGAGGTCAGAGGGCGTGAACGGCAAAAGGAAACTTTCCAGAGGTAGGGACAGCACCGGATTTGGGCAGTGTGGGCGGTTCCACCACACAGGCTAGTGTGCCAAGGGTACTCAAAATCGGGAAGATCCATAACTCAGAAGATCTGTTTTGAGGCACCAcattttggcctcgcacagggcgctgtattatgaaagattaccaaagtctgccccgacagggagatcatagaattgtagagctggaagggaccctggggggtcatctagtccaaccctctgaaatgcagcTAAAGcctccctggcaggtggccacccaacctctctttaaaaaccacaaatgaaggagagtccaccaccttacaAGGCAGTCCATGTCAGTTCTTTGAGCCAGAAAGctcttataacaacaacaacaacaatttattatttataccccacccatctgggcggcttccaacagaatattaaaatacaataacctattaaacattaaaggtTCCCCCAAAAggcgccttcagatgtcttctaaaaatctggtagttgttcttctctttgacatctggtgggagggtgttccacagggcgggtgccactactgagaaggccctctgcctggttccctgtaagttggcttctcacagcgagggaaccgccagaaggcccttggcgctggacctcagtgtccgggcagaacaatgggggtggagacgcacctaatgtttaattggaatctcctttcttgtaacctgaagtcaTTGGTTCAAGGCCTACCCTcccgagcaggagaaaacaagcttgctccatcttcgatgtgatagcccttgagatacttgaagaCGGCTCCCATATAagcttctccaggctaaacataaccgactccttcaaccgttcctcatcaggcttggttttcaaacccttggtcatcttggtcgccctcctctgcacaccttccagcttgtctatGATGGTGGGGAGGTATTATTTGTGGGGGTGCTGAATGCTCACATATTCCATGCATTCCATTGCTCCCTGCTTTCTAGGCTCCGTTCTCTTTATCTTGTCCCAGTCCTTAGCAAACCCCAGAACCACCATGTTGGAAGGGGAACCCAGCTCCCAGCCATGTTGACAACACAGGATGTCCCTCAAAAAATAATGCAGGAAAGGATGAAGAAAGATTACAAAAATTAGGGCTCTTccatttagagaaaaggtgagaggAGACATTAGAGGTGTATAAATTTATGCATGGTGTGTAGAAAGTGGACGGAgaggtttttcttcctctctcatgacATTATAGCGAAGGTTTCTGGGAACAAGAAGGAGGCACTGGGGAGATGTCCATGCAGCGCAGGCTGGAAGAGGCTGCACAGGGAGACCGGGGCCCATGGCTGACCACTGCGTTGGACCCAACCTTCCTGAAGCTCTGGGAGGAGCAATGAGAGACACTCTTGGGGCGTAAGGTTCTGTACCCCCTGCACTGAAGGTtttaggtgtaaatatgtgtaaaataaaccatatttcttaaagacactagcCTCTGCTGTGCCTGAACTTCCCAACGGAAGCACAACCCTGGGTGagcgcctggaaccccctggaattttGCTACCATTCGGCAGAGATTCAGAATGTGCAACTTTCGTAATAATATGCATCTTTGtaagcactgcaaaattcaattaGTGTGCATTTCAGATTGCTTTGTATAACGATGTACAGGtaagtttttaacgtttggtgCTTTACAGTGTTTGATGTTTTCATttcctggaagccacccagttagatgggcagcatataaataaattattattattattattattattattattattattattcccacacTGGCACCAAAACCGATAGATATGTCTTTAAACGTGATCTGAATTTCTTTCCCTTGCTGTCTTTGAAAAGGAAGGTGGAGGGAAAACCTTGATTGGTTGGCTCCTCCTCCTAAGATCTAGGGCTCCACCTACCCCAGCAGACTCCGCCTACTATTAGCCGCCCCACCAGCCTCAGTGGTCACCAGTTGCCACTGCTGTATTGTCCGTGTCCTGAAGTCTCCGTGGCTACAACACCTTCTTGCCCTCTGCGAATTCtgtggtttcatagaatcatagaattgtagggaccCCTGCAAATACAGGGAACTCAGTTAAAGTTTAAGTGgactgttgagagagagagagagagagagagagagagagtcagtttCTAAACGCTCTTTCCCTCTCAGGAAACGACAGCAGCCCACCTTTCAAGAACGCAGGAGCAACAAATCCCAGGATCAGTCTAGATTAATGACAGGGACTTTATCTAAACCCTTCTCTTTGCCTCTCGTTCGCTCACTGTCATTACCGCTGCTGGCCTGTTGCACCTGCCACAGCTCCGGGGAGCGGCAGGCAGGCGATTTGGCAGGTCCTCGGAAGAGTTATCCGCAGAGAGGGCCTTTGAGACGGCTGTTTTGACAAGGCCTGGCGAGGGGCCAGGACAATATAGCGGCACGGGGGCAGCGGGAAACAGAGCTGCTCTGGCCTCGGGGCCTTGTTCTGACAGCAGCAACACCAACCTGTCCAAATGGCCGTGTTTGAGGAGCTCCAGTCGGGGGCTGCAGGAGCGAGATAGAGCAACGGGGAAAATAAGCTTTGGGCCCAAGCGAGGGAAGCGGCGTTAACTGCAGGGTGCGGGGATAAAAGGAGGAGGCCTCTCATTGGACTGGAGCAGGGTTTGAGAGATGGCTAATCGTCTTTCGCTATTGACTGGAGAGGAACAGGAGCTGGGGACTGAAGGAGCAAGCGGCAATGCAATTTGTCTCTCCTGCCTCTGCAAACAGCTATTCAGGGGACAAGGAAGCCAGGGCTGCGGGCCTTGATCTGTCCAAGAGTGTGCTCTGCCCAAGAACCACAGCCCCTCCTTGCTCCTATAGCAGGCCTCACCTTGTGTTCTTATCGCATCCGGGTTAAGGACGCATCCCAGGCAAGAAAGAAACACAGAGCATTTGAAGTAAAGCTGGACCTAGGGACATACAActgattttggactcacagctgtccatggaggcgcgggttaattctgtgtccagggcagctgtttaccagctccatctggtacgcaggctgagaccctccctgcccgcagcagtctcgccagagtggtgcatgctctggttatctcccgcttggactagtgCCATtctctctacatggggctacctttgaaggtcactcaaaaactgcaattaatccagaatgcagcagctagactggtgactgggagtggctgccaagaccatataacaccggtcctaaaggatttcaatggctcccagtacgtttctgaggacaattcaaagtgttggtgctgaccttgaaagccctaaatggcctcagcc
Proteins encoded in this region:
- the LOC128414883 gene encoding phospholipid scramblase 2-like, which produces MSVINSQPSPFGHLTRERHIESVAKPLKWDDAPELLAGEASQGCTSDVLATGSDSTRLQRHPLQVVNTWGIKGYNCSTEAWMCYETAPSRTKCQGALDLPLVPPAYGGGQEGELGPSRHREAGPHPGLQLLAGAQELCITSKAERHGLVSSSQRGSYIIRGAAGERGLLLLATEECNNCCFHLCGPARPCHLCLQDQEGHVVLWFCRPFRLGLGCLRCCQMEMVAFTGDNRLIGTVRQRCGTFSHFLEVSDACGFATMKIYGSCIPRRCFSEQEFQVRSSTDSVVATIWKKWPGFKEERNMDHESFGVDFVAADLSNEERALLLAAAFLLNFMFFEVS